In the genome of Apodemus sylvaticus chromosome 2, mApoSyl1.1, whole genome shotgun sequence, one region contains:
- the LOC127677667 gene encoding 60S ribosomal protein L7a-like, translating to MSKRKKAKGKKVELAPTVIKKQEAKKVVNPLFEKRPKNFSIGQDIQPKRDLTRFVKWPCYIRLQQQRAILCKWLKVPPAINQFTQALGRQTATQLLKLAYK from the coding sequence ATGTCCAAACGAAAGAAGGCCAAGGGGAAGAAGGTGGAACTGGCCCCCACTGTCATCAAGAAACAGGAGGCCAAGAAGGTGGTCAAtcctttgtttgagaaaaggcccAAGAACTTCAGCATTGGGCAGGACATCCAGCCCAAAAGAGACCTAACACGCTTTGTCAAATGGCCTTGCTACATCAGGCTGCAGCAGCAAAGAGCCATCCTCTGTAAGTGGCTCAAAGTACCTCCTGCCATTAACCagttcacccaggccctgggcaggcaAACAGCTACTCAGCTGCTTAAGCTTGCCTACAAGTAA